In Simplicispira sp. 125, one DNA window encodes the following:
- a CDS encoding DNA polymerase IV has protein sequence MDAFFASVELLRYPQLKGLPVVIGGGRRAVDELLLQSPDGAGLREPHFIPVADFPRLKDYVGRGVITTATYAARQFGVGSAMGMMKAARLCPQAIVLPVDFDEIRKYSRLFKSTITEIAPVMQDRGVDEVYIDFTDVPGGQREGGRVLARLIQKGIFERTGLTCSIGVAPNRLLAKMASEFNKPNGISIVYETDLQTLIWPLNVRKVNGIGPKAGAKLAALGVQTIGDLAAQNPQWLIAQFGKSTGAWLHRAAWGQDDSPVVTESEPVSMSRETTFERDLHAVRDRAELGRIFTDLCQRVAADLQRKGYAGKTIGIKLRYDDFRSVTRDQTIAEPTQDAVTIRRTAGLCLKRVPLERRLRLLGVRVGGLVRLDEEVATNPAEVSTSPGPRTADLF, from the coding sequence ATGGATGCATTTTTTGCATCTGTCGAGTTGCTGCGCTATCCGCAACTCAAGGGCTTGCCGGTGGTGATCGGCGGCGGGCGGCGCGCGGTCGACGAGTTGCTGCTGCAAAGCCCGGACGGCGCCGGTCTGCGCGAGCCGCATTTCATCCCGGTGGCTGATTTCCCGCGACTCAAAGACTATGTGGGCCGGGGCGTCATCACCACAGCGACCTATGCGGCGCGCCAGTTTGGCGTGGGCTCGGCCATGGGCATGATGAAAGCCGCCCGGCTGTGCCCGCAGGCCATCGTGCTGCCGGTGGATTTTGACGAAATACGCAAATATTCGCGGCTTTTCAAGAGCACTATCACCGAGATCGCCCCCGTCATGCAGGACCGGGGGGTGGACGAGGTGTACATCGACTTTACCGATGTGCCCGGTGGCCAGCGCGAAGGCGGGCGCGTTCTGGCCCGCCTCATCCAGAAGGGCATTTTTGAACGCACCGGGCTGACCTGCTCCATCGGCGTGGCGCCCAACCGCCTGCTGGCCAAGATGGCCAGCGAGTTCAACAAGCCCAACGGCATTTCCATCGTTTACGAGACCGACCTGCAGACGCTGATCTGGCCGCTCAACGTGCGCAAGGTCAACGGCATTGGCCCCAAGGCGGGTGCAAAGCTGGCGGCACTGGGCGTGCAGACCATTGGCGATCTGGCCGCGCAGAACCCGCAGTGGTTGATTGCGCAGTTTGGCAAATCTACCGGGGCGTGGCTGCACCGCGCGGCCTGGGGCCAGGACGACAGCCCCGTGGTGACCGAGAGTGAGCCCGTGAGCATGAGCCGCGAGACGACCTTCGAGCGCGACCTGCACGCCGTACGCGACCGCGCTGAGCTGGGGCGCATCTTCACCGACCTGTGCCAGCGCGTGGCGGCCGATCTGCAGCGCAAGGGGTATGCAGGAAAAACCATTGGCATCAAGCTACGCTACGACGACTTTCGCAGCGTGACCCGCGACCAGACTATTGCCGAACCCACGCAGGACGCCGTCACCATTCGCCGCACGGCGGGTTTGTGCCTCAAGCGTGTACCGCTGGAGCGGCGCTTGCGGCTGCTGGGCGTGCGGGTGGGAGGGCTGGTGCGACTGGACGAGGAAGTTGCCACAAACCCTGCAGAGGTCTCCACGTCGCCGGGCCCCAGGACGGCAGATTTGTTCTAG